TACACCGAGGAGGCCACTCTGGTGCCGCGCGGCCAGGACGGGGCACTGGTGACCGACCCGGAGGCCGTCGTGGCCCGCTCCGTGACCCTCGCCCGGACCGGCGTGGTCGCCTCGCACTCCGGAACACCCCTGGCGATCCGCGCCCGCTCCCTGTGCGTCCACGGCGACACGCCCGGCGCGGTGGACCTGGCCCGCCGGGTCCGCGAGCGCCTTGAGGCCTCCGGCGTCCGCGTGGAGGCCTTCACATGAGCGGGACGAACGGGACGAGCGCCTTGAACGGCACGAGCGGCATGAGGGCGTTGCCCGTCGGCGACGACGCGCTGCTGATCGAGGTCTCCTCCGGTGACCAGGCCCAGGCCCTGCACGCGGAACTGCTGCGCCGGCGCGCGGAGGGCACGCTGTCCGTACGGGAGATCGTCCCCGCCGCGCGGACGGTCCTCCTAGACGGCCTCACCGACCCCGCCCGGCTGGCCTCCGAGCTGACCGCCTCCGACGTACCCCCGACGCTCCCCCGCACCGGGAGCGTCATCGAACTCCCGGTCCGCTACGACGGCCCGGACCTCGCCGACGTCGCCTCCCTCTGGGGCGTGTCCGAGGAAGCGGTGGCACGCATTCACGCGGGCACCGAGTTCCGGGTCGCCTTCTGCGGCTTCGCGCCCGGATTCGGCTACCTCACCGGTCTCCCGGCACGCTACGACGTTCCGCGCCGGGCCACCCCCCGGACGTCCGTCCCGGCCGGCTCCGTCGGGCTGGCGGGGCCGTACACGGGCGTGTAC
This genomic interval from Streptomyces sp. B21-083 contains the following:
- the pxpB gene encoding 5-oxoprolinase subunit PxpB, which produces MRALPVGDDALLIEVSSGDQAQALHAELLRRRAEGTLSVREIVPAARTVLLDGLTDPARLASELTASDVPPTLPRTGSVIELPVRYDGPDLADVASLWGVSEEAVARIHAGTEFRVAFCGFAPGFGYLTGLPARYDVPRRATPRTSVPAGSVGLAGPYTGVYPRASPGGWQLIGTTDAVLWDHTRVPAALLSPGTRVRFVPVDRR